The Oceanispirochaeta sp. M1 genome contains a region encoding:
- a CDS encoding alpha/beta fold hydrolase, producing MPIVDMPLKELKKYKGINPKPSDFDNYWERALKELDEQDFQTELIPSDFKTDHSDCFDLYFTGVGGSRIHVRYARPAGASDSSKNPAVLRFHGYTGEAPPWSELMQWTAAGYSVFALDSRGQGGTSEDRGGVSGTTWKGQIIRGLSDSPDKLLFRQIFLDTAAMARIAFNRPEVDETRVGALGGSQGGALTLACAALEPRIKRIAPEFPFLCDYKRVWEMDLGQDAYSELQYFFKKFDPLHEKEDEIFSTLGYIDLQFLAPRIKAEVLMGCGLIDDICPPSSQFAMYNKIKAPKDICIYPDFGHENIPDFNDKSYLFMMGL from the coding sequence ATGCCCATCGTAGATATGCCCTTAAAGGAATTAAAAAAATACAAGGGGATAAATCCCAAACCCTCAGACTTTGACAATTATTGGGAAAGGGCTCTGAAAGAACTTGATGAACAGGATTTTCAGACAGAGCTGATTCCTTCAGATTTCAAGACAGATCACAGCGACTGTTTTGATCTCTATTTTACAGGTGTCGGAGGCTCCCGTATCCACGTTCGATATGCCAGACCCGCAGGAGCTTCAGATTCCAGTAAAAATCCGGCGGTACTCCGTTTTCACGGTTATACCGGAGAGGCTCCCCCATGGTCGGAGCTTATGCAGTGGACCGCTGCCGGATATTCAGTATTTGCCCTGGATAGCAGAGGTCAGGGAGGAACATCAGAAGACAGAGGCGGAGTTTCGGGTACGACCTGGAAGGGTCAGATTATCAGAGGACTCTCAGACAGCCCTGACAAACTTCTTTTCAGACAGATATTTCTTGATACAGCAGCCATGGCAAGAATAGCCTTTAATCGTCCGGAGGTGGATGAAACAAGGGTCGGTGCCCTTGGAGGATCACAGGGAGGAGCCCTGACTCTGGCCTGTGCAGCCCTGGAACCGCGGATTAAAAGGATTGCTCCGGAATTCCCCTTTCTCTGTGATTATAAAAGGGTATGGGAAATGGATCTGGGTCAGGATGCCTACAGTGAGCTCCAGTATTTCTTCAAGAAATTCGATCCTCTCCACGAAAAAGAGGATGAGATTTTCTCCACTCTGGGTTATATAGACCTGCAGTTTCTTGCCCCGAGAATCAAGGCAGAGGTATTGATGGGATGCGGCCTGATAGATGACATTTGTCCTCCATCAAGCCAGTTTGCCATGTATAATAAAATTAAAGCTCCCAAGGATATCTGCATATACCCTGATTTCGGACATGAAAATATCCCGGATTTCAATGATAAAAGCTATCTTTTCATGATGGGATTGTAG
- a CDS encoding HAD family hydrolase yields the protein MRKQALIFDHDGTLVDSIDAVVFCTNQIIKEAGYAVAEPAEIRHGMAYATLERFTYHTGEKDPDVLKKMSRDFYVCMNEQGAGMVSLYPGIKKALDRLARDGFSIGLLTNNQGIFTRRVAAQLKYSYDMEIILGEDNVPAPKPDPRGLLQACAGLGAVPENCWYIGDGKPDFEVARNAGLKSALVTWGAHPKEELLKLGADRYFDTAPSMADFFTSPTIPS from the coding sequence TTGAGAAAACAGGCTCTCATATTTGATCACGACGGTACTCTGGTGGATTCAATCGATGCCGTCGTGTTCTGTACAAATCAAATTATAAAAGAAGCAGGTTATGCTGTAGCAGAGCCGGCAGAAATCCGTCATGGAATGGCATATGCAACACTCGAGCGTTTTACCTATCATACCGGTGAAAAAGATCCTGATGTTCTGAAAAAAATGAGCAGAGATTTTTATGTCTGTATGAACGAGCAGGGCGCCGGCATGGTCAGCTTATATCCGGGAATCAAGAAAGCCCTGGACCGCCTGGCTCGGGACGGCTTTTCTATTGGACTTCTGACAAATAATCAGGGGATCTTTACCCGCCGTGTGGCTGCTCAATTGAAATATTCCTACGATATGGAGATTATTCTGGGTGAAGACAATGTTCCAGCTCCCAAGCCCGATCCCCGTGGGTTGTTACAGGCCTGTGCCGGACTGGGAGCAGTTCCAGAAAACTGCTGGTATATAGGTGACGGTAAACCGGATTTTGAGGTAGCCAGGAACGCAGGCCTGAAGAGTGCCCTTGTTACCTGGGGAGCCCATCCCAAGGAAGAGCTGCTGAAGCTCGGAGCCGATCGTTATTTTGATACGGCACCGTCCATGGCAGATTTCTTTACCTCTCCTACAATCCCATCATGA